From the Arcobacter arenosus genome, one window contains:
- a CDS encoding RDD family protein has protein sequence MNNTDNLELATIRSRTLAFVIDDFLITFIVIAMYWNSISSTGDDLATLLLIMNEFVWQVLFLKFIYQTFFVWYYGATIGKIVAKIRVIDYNHFGRVSIFTAMTRSILRIISEMFFYIGFIFAFFNDGRQTFHDKIGRTLVVNA, from the coding sequence ATGAATAACACTGATAATCTAGAATTAGCAACAATACGTTCAAGAACTTTAGCATTTGTTATTGATGATTTTCTTATCACTTTTATTGTTATTGCAATGTATTGGAATAGTATATCAAGTACAGGTGATGATTTAGCAACCCTTTTACTAATAATGAATGAATTTGTATGGCAAGTTTTATTTTTAAAATTTATATATCAAACTTTTTTTGTATGGTACTATGGAGCAACTATTGGTAAGATAGTAGCTAAAATCAGAGTTATTGATTATAACCATTTTGGTAGAGTTTCAATATTTACAGCAATGACTAGATCTATTCTTAGAATTATCAGTGAGATGTTCTTTTATATTGGATTTATTTTTGCTTTTTTTAATGATGGAAGACAAACATTTCATGACAAAATTGGAAGGACTTTAGTCGTTAATGCTTAG
- a CDS encoding efflux RND transporter periplasmic adaptor subunit, whose amino-acid sequence MKKLIFLLLPLFLYSQTYMAKIEPYEEFIIYAQASGQIIKLDKNDETKIVTKELIRIDDSLEQKELKIYQNQLKLYNKKLSIAQSNYEKFINIRGKSQSDKDDKYYDILDLKINIDSIKLSIASLKDTISKKSIKVNKLYIKQFDVDKNDYVSTGTQLATAMNISKSKLVVYVSKDDYENISKKKVYINDEKGLAKIKKIDKTLDKTYVSAHKVVLTLDNNEFGQIMKVEFKDE is encoded by the coding sequence ATGAAAAAACTTATATTTTTATTATTACCACTATTTTTATATTCACAAACTTATATGGCCAAAATTGAACCATATGAAGAGTTTATTATTTATGCTCAAGCCTCAGGACAAATTATTAAACTAGACAAAAATGATGAAACAAAAATTGTAACAAAGGAACTTATCAGAATTGATGATTCTTTAGAACAAAAAGAGTTAAAAATTTATCAAAACCAATTAAAGTTATACAACAAAAAATTATCAATTGCCCAAAGTAATTATGAAAAATTTATAAATATTAGAGGTAAAAGTCAATCTGATAAAGATGACAAGTATTATGATATTTTAGATTTAAAAATAAATATTGATTCTATAAAATTATCAATTGCCTCATTAAAAGATACAATCTCAAAAAAGAGTATAAAAGTAAATAAGTTATATATCAAGCAATTTGATGTAGATAAAAATGATTATGTTTCAACTGGTACACAATTGGCCACTGCAATGAATATATCTAAATCTAAACTAGTAGTTTATGTTAGTAAAGATGATTATGAAAACATATCAAAAAAGAAAGTTTATATTAATGATGAAAAAGGTCTTGCAAAAATAAAAAAAATAGATAAAACACTAGATAAAACATATGTATCGGCCCATAAAGTAGTTTTAACTTTAGATAATAATGAATTTGGACAAATTATGAAAGTTGAGTTTAAAGATGAATAA
- the hpf gene encoding ribosome hibernation-promoting factor, HPF/YfiA family, protein MNTSIVGRHIELTEPIKDYVNSSIEIFKKYNLDIISVNAIIDQEEKNGRKAFTFEFTLNIAHLDTVVVKQKDKDLYSAIDIAVDRVSKVLRRHHDKITGHKATKLTEVAAAEIEDQIANELEKFEDEIFPVRLTSYKPMDIQEALDDLKGSDAQFKVFFDKDDNMRVLYKSKDEGKFGLY, encoded by the coding sequence ATGAATACAAGTATTGTAGGAAGACACATAGAATTAACCGAACCTATTAAAGATTATGTTAATAGTTCAATTGAGATTTTCAAAAAATATAATTTAGATATTATATCTGTAAACGCAATTATTGACCAAGAAGAAAAAAATGGAAGAAAAGCATTTACTTTTGAATTTACGTTAAATATCGCACATTTAGATACTGTTGTTGTAAAACAAAAAGATAAAGATTTATATTCAGCAATTGATATCGCTGTAGATAGAGTTTCAAAAGTTTTAAGAAGACACCATGATAAAATCACGGGTCATAAAGCTACAAAATTAACAGAAGTTGCAGCTGCAGAGATTGAAGATCAAATAGCTAACGAATTAGAGAAATTTGAAGATGAAATCTTCCCAGTAAGACTTACTTCTTATAAACCAATGGATATTCAAGAGGCATTAGATGATTTAAAAGGTTCTGATGCTCAATTTAAAGTATTCTTTGACAAAGATGATAATATGAGAGTATTATACAAATCAAAAGATGAAGGAAAATTTGGATTATATTAA
- the purD gene encoding phosphoribosylamine--glycine ligase, with the protein MNILILGSGGREYSIGLAISKEEENHNLFFMPGNGATDNLGTNINIKDYNELAQWAKENTIDLTIVGPEAPLVDGVVDIFKENGLTVFGPSKAAAQLEGSKVYMKNILKKYNIPTAAFIETTSVEEAHDFIDTMNEPIVVKADGLCAGKGVIIAQSKEEAKKAASDMLSGESFGDAGTSIVVEEYLDGYELSIFAICDGDNYKVLPAAQDHKRVGDGDTGPNTGGMGAYAPTPLVNDDIYKKVEERVIKPTLEGMKKEGAPFEGVLFIGVMVVNGEPIILEYNVRFGDPECEILMPLLETPVSELFYKGATKQLDKLDIKIKNEYGVAVVMASGNYPYGSSPASEIIVDEIVDEEILNNTHISYAGVSKEDGKLFATGGRVLLCVGFGETIKQARDRAYKLCGQVHFAGKKCRTDIAYQALK; encoded by the coding sequence GTGAACATTTTAATACTTGGTTCTGGTGGTAGAGAATACTCTATTGGACTAGCTATTTCTAAAGAAGAGGAAAATCATAACTTATTTTTTATGCCAGGAAATGGGGCAACTGACAATTTAGGTACAAATATAAATATTAAAGATTATAACGAATTAGCACAATGGGCAAAAGAAAATACAATTGATTTAACAATAGTAGGTCCTGAAGCTCCATTAGTAGATGGTGTTGTTGATATATTTAAAGAAAATGGTTTAACAGTATTTGGTCCAAGTAAAGCTGCAGCTCAGCTTGAAGGCTCAAAAGTGTATATGAAAAATATTCTTAAAAAGTATAACATACCAACAGCAGCGTTTATAGAAACTACTTCTGTAGAAGAAGCTCATGACTTCATTGATACAATGAATGAACCTATAGTTGTAAAAGCAGATGGCTTATGTGCAGGTAAAGGTGTAATTATAGCTCAAAGTAAAGAAGAAGCTAAAAAAGCAGCCTCTGATATGTTAAGTGGAGAATCTTTTGGAGATGCTGGAACTTCAATTGTTGTTGAAGAATATTTAGACGGTTATGAACTATCTATTTTTGCAATTTGTGATGGTGACAACTATAAAGTTTTACCTGCTGCTCAAGATCATAAAAGAGTAGGGGATGGAGATACTGGACCAAATACAGGTGGTATGGGTGCATATGCTCCAACTCCATTAGTAAATGATGATATTTATAAAAAAGTTGAAGAGAGAGTTATTAAACCAACACTAGAGGGTATGAAAAAAGAGGGTGCTCCTTTTGAAGGTGTATTATTTATTGGTGTTATGGTAGTAAATGGTGAACCAATTATTTTAGAATACAATGTTAGATTTGGTGATCCAGAGTGTGAAATTTTAATGCCTTTACTTGAAACTCCTGTTTCAGAACTTTTTTACAAAGGTGCAACTAAACAACTTGATAAATTAGATATTAAAATAAAAAATGAATATGGAGTTGCCGTTGTAATGGCAAGTGGAAACTATCCTTATGGTTCTAGCCCAGCTTCAGAAATAATAGTTGATGAAATAGTTGATGAAGAGATTTTAAATAATACACATATTTCTTATGCTGGTGTTAGTAAAGAGGATGGTAAACTTTTTGCTACTGGTGGAAGAGTTCTTCTTTGTGTCGGTTTTGGTGAAACAATCAAACAAGCAAGAGATAGAGCATATAAACTTTGTGGGCAAGTACATTTTGCTGGGAAAAAATGCAGAACTGATATTGCATATCAGGCACTAAAATAA
- the der gene encoding ribosome biogenesis GTPase Der: protein MTNELKKIALIGQPNVGKSSLFNRIAKKRIAIVSDMAGTTRDIRKHEVEILDRDALMLDTGGIDDTNDAIFSNVKRKAVECAKEADIILFMVDGKKIPDEKDKELFYELQTLGKKLALVVNKIDNDKEKDERLWAFFEFGIDEENLFGISVSHNRGTKSLFEWIWEKLPPRVEEEVINYEVDDDDYLEDFLAPVEDINESADFQDDGEIRVAIIGRTNVGKSSILNALVGAERSVVSPIAGTTIDPVDESFEYKDKNITFVDTAGLRRRGKIEGIEKFALMRTKEMLEIANLALVVLDASEELYDLDEKIAGLVDQYGLGTIIVLNKWDENREDFKEFEEKVRRKFKFLYYAPIIAVSAKTGRSIDRLKDKLVEIYENYSQRVPTSTLNKAIETAVMRHALPSPAGNFLRIYYSTQFETKPPRIALIMNKPKLLHFSYKRYLINFLRDNINFEGTPIHLVARGKGQREESEEELEDF, encoded by the coding sequence ATGACAAACGAACTGAAAAAAATTGCATTGATTGGACAACCTAATGTTGGAAAATCATCATTATTTAATAGAATTGCAAAAAAAAGAATTGCTATTGTTTCTGATATGGCTGGTACAACTAGGGATATTAGAAAGCATGAGGTTGAAATCCTTGATAGAGATGCACTTATGCTTGACACAGGGGGTATAGATGATACAAACGATGCTATATTTTCTAATGTAAAAAGAAAAGCAGTAGAGTGTGCTAAAGAGGCTGATATAATACTTTTTATGGTCGATGGTAAAAAGATACCAGATGAAAAGGATAAAGAATTATTTTATGAGCTTCAAACTCTAGGTAAAAAATTAGCTTTAGTGGTAAATAAAATAGATAACGACAAAGAAAAAGATGAAAGACTTTGGGCTTTCTTTGAATTTGGTATTGATGAAGAAAATCTTTTTGGTATTTCAGTTTCACATAATAGAGGAACAAAATCTTTATTTGAATGGATTTGGGAAAAATTACCACCAAGAGTTGAAGAAGAAGTTATAAACTACGAAGTAGATGATGATGACTACTTAGAAGATTTTTTAGCTCCAGTTGAAGATATAAATGAGTCAGCTGATTTCCAAGATGATGGTGAGATAAGAGTTGCCATTATAGGTAGAACAAATGTTGGAAAATCTTCAATTCTAAATGCACTTGTTGGAGCAGAAAGATCAGTTGTTTCTCCAATTGCAGGAACAACTATTGACCCAGTTGATGAATCTTTTGAGTATAAAGATAAAAATATTACCTTCGTTGATACAGCAGGTCTAAGAAGAAGAGGTAAGATTGAAGGAATTGAAAAATTTGCTTTAATGAGAACAAAAGAGATGCTTGAAATTGCAAATCTTGCTTTAGTTGTTTTAGATGCCTCAGAAGAACTATATGATTTAGATGAAAAAATTGCAGGTTTAGTTGATCAATATGGTTTAGGGACTATTATTGTTTTAAATAAATGGGATGAAAATAGAGAAGATTTTAAAGAGTTTGAAGAAAAGGTGCGAAGAAAATTTAAATTTTTATATTATGCACCTATAATTGCCGTTTCAGCAAAAACAGGTAGAAGTATCGATAGATTAAAAGACAAATTAGTTGAGATTTATGAAAACTATAGTCAAAGAGTTCCAACCTCAACACTAAATAAGGCAATTGAAACAGCGGTAATGAGACATGCTCTTCCAAGTCCTGCAGGTAATTTTCTTAGAATTTATTATTCTACACAGTTTGAAACAAAACCTCCAAGAATTGCACTTATTATGAATAAACCTAAACTTTTACATTTTTCATATAAAAGATATTTAATAAACTTTTTAAGGGATAATATAAACTTTGAAGGTACACCTATTCATCTTGTAGCAAGAGGAAAAGGACAAAGAGAAGAGAGTGAGGAAGAGTTAGAAGACTTTTAA
- a CDS encoding TolC family protein, which produces MNNKILITSLVFCSSLTANEEINLFSPTQKSIIETKEKIINEDKKLNQKSWLSDINISSNISEDNNGNTSKSMSLSYEQDIFKFGGIFETIDLAKIQEQYDLLDLKITFSEYLNNIYSNTLNAKITDLSIEKQKLTILNKEIDLAILKSEYSAGEVGISDLNDTIMEKNTLEEELINLFKSKKQYLLSLKQYTNKDYQNIDIPNLKIKKLDDFIKNSKDVNLSVYSEEIAKSTYKIKKTDYMPTISFSSSYNKNYENTEDETYNYGVNLTIPISFSTLNDIEKSKLEYLLSKNEKEQKIIDESMEYEKLIQNIETYENLKNIANKDIILYEELLQTVKDEYNAGYKAIEDVEVLSNTKKMRELDLKINDLNIQLELITMYY; this is translated from the coding sequence ATGAATAATAAAATATTAATTACAAGTTTAGTTTTTTGTTCATCTTTAACTGCCAATGAAGAGATAAACTTATTCTCTCCTACACAAAAATCTATTATAGAAACAAAAGAAAAAATCATTAATGAGGATAAAAAGTTAAATCAAAAAAGTTGGCTATCAGATATTAATATAAGTTCGAATATTTCTGAAGACAATAATGGCAATACTTCTAAAAGTATGAGTCTATCATACGAACAAGATATATTTAAATTTGGTGGAATTTTTGAAACAATAGATTTAGCAAAAATACAAGAACAGTATGATTTGCTTGATTTAAAAATAACCTTCAGTGAATATTTAAACAATATATATTCAAACACATTAAATGCAAAGATAACAGATCTAAGTATTGAAAAACAAAAATTAACAATTTTAAACAAAGAGATAGACTTAGCAATTTTAAAAAGTGAATATAGTGCAGGTGAGGTTGGAATCTCTGATTTAAATGATACAATTATGGAAAAGAATACATTAGAAGAGGAGTTGATTAATCTATTTAAATCAAAAAAACAATATCTTCTTAGTTTAAAACAATATACAAATAAAGATTATCAAAATATTGATATACCAAATTTGAAAATTAAAAAATTAGATGATTTTATAAAAAATTCAAAAGATGTAAATTTATCTGTTTATAGTGAAGAGATTGCAAAAAGTACTTATAAAATCAAAAAGACTGACTATATGCCAACAATATCTTTTTCATCAAGTTATAACAAAAATTATGAAAATACAGAGGATGAAACATATAACTATGGTGTAAACCTAACAATACCAATTAGTTTTTCAACCTTAAATGATATTGAAAAATCAAAACTTGAATACCTTTTATCAAAAAATGAAAAAGAACAAAAAATCATAGATGAATCAATGGAATACGAAAAACTAATACAAAATATTGAAACCTATGAAAATTTAAAAAATATAGCAAATAAAGATATTATATTATATGAAGAACTACTACAAACAGTAAAAGATGAATACAATGCAGGTTATAAAGCAATAGAAGATGTGGAAGTGTTATCAAATACTAAAAAAATGAGAGAATTGGATTTGAAAATTAATGATTTAAATATACAACTTGAACTAATTACTATGTATTATTAA
- a CDS encoding uroporphyrinogen-III synthase — translation MAKTYLLNNQKFDGVINLEVFKIKYIPSSFDLKKYDALIITSKNAIYSLNSFNDDWIKVPCYAIAKKTADIILKNGGIVEYTGSSGHGNDFAKELKDKLANKKVLYVRAKEVASNLVNILKESNTDIDELITYETVCNDKLNIELEKNSTIIFTSPSSVNCFFKNYSWDKSFNAIVIGKTTSKCLPNYVNFKISPVTSVEECIKLSQMVTF, via the coding sequence ATGGCTAAAACATACCTTTTAAATAATCAAAAATTTGATGGTGTTATAAATTTAGAAGTTTTTAAAATAAAATATATTCCATCTAGTTTTGATTTAAAAAAATATGATGCCTTAATTATAACTTCAAAAAATGCTATTTATTCTTTAAATAGTTTTAATGATGATTGGATAAAAGTACCTTGTTATGCAATAGCTAAAAAAACTGCTGATATTATATTAAAAAATGGCGGGATAGTAGAATATACAGGTTCTAGTGGACATGGTAATGATTTTGCTAAAGAATTAAAAGATAAACTGGCGAATAAAAAAGTTCTTTATGTAAGAGCTAAAGAGGTTGCTTCAAATTTAGTAAATATATTAAAAGAGTCTAATACCGATATTGATGAATTAATTACATATGAAACTGTTTGCAATGATAAATTAAATATAGAATTAGAAAAAAATTCAACTATAATATTTACCTCCCCATCATCAGTTAATTGTTTTTTTAAAAACTATTCTTGGGATAAAAGTTTTAATGCAATTGTTATAGGTAAAACCACTTCTAAATGTTTACCTAATTATGTCAATTTTAAAATAAGCCCTGTTACATCAGTTGAAGAGTGTATAAAACTATCTCAAATGGTTACTTTTTAA
- a CDS encoding SulP family inorganic anion transporter, producing the protein MISINNLKNDVLGGITAAVVALPLALAFGVASGAGAIAGIYGAIILGFFAALFGGTSTQISGPTGPMTVVTATAIAAFPGDINTVMTIIFLSGLIQISFAVIKIGKWIQFIPYPVISGFMSGVGVIIIILQINPFLGVDSQPSILLTVLNFMDTISQTNKDALIIASITLGIMFLTPKKVRQIIPPALIALIAVTYLSFYLNLNVPKIGEIPTGLPEITLPINFSFVNLKEIITLSITLALLGSIDSLLTSLVADNMTKTKHRPNQELIGQGIGNSICSLFGAIPGAGATMRTVININSGGTTKISGMVHSFTLLLIVLFLAPLASQIPLAVLSGILIKVGFDILDYKFIKIIKKVNKRDLLVMVTVLLLTIFVDLIMAVGVGITIASIMAIYKVSKGTQIKTVRNIKKSSFDIDIDNNSIYTIKINGELFFGTASILDEKIDRIDDNIKTIIIDFKNAFSLDLSAIFILENIIDKLKKRGMNVIFISKYRHRKTIMQLDQDDIFKKIKIFTNIDDAINYVQHKEIVNG; encoded by the coding sequence ATGATTAGCATTAACAATTTAAAAAATGATGTTCTTGGTGGTATCACAGCAGCCGTTGTTGCATTACCTTTAGCTTTAGCATTTGGTGTTGCAAGTGGTGCTGGTGCAATTGCAGGTATATATGGTGCAATCATTTTAGGTTTTTTCGCTGCACTGTTTGGTGGTACTTCAACACAAATATCAGGACCAACTGGACCAATGACAGTTGTAACAGCAACGGCAATTGCTGCTTTTCCTGGTGATATTAACACTGTTATGACAATAATATTTCTATCAGGGTTGATTCAAATCTCTTTTGCTGTTATAAAAATTGGTAAATGGATTCAGTTTATTCCATATCCTGTTATCTCAGGGTTTATGAGTGGAGTAGGTGTTATTATTATTATCTTACAAATAAATCCTTTTTTAGGGGTAGATTCGCAACCTTCAATACTGTTAACTGTATTAAACTTTATGGATACAATATCACAAACTAATAAAGATGCACTGATAATTGCTTCTATTACACTAGGAATTATGTTTTTAACTCCTAAAAAAGTTAGACAAATTATTCCTCCTGCACTAATTGCATTAATTGCAGTAACATATTTATCATTTTATTTAAATTTAAATGTACCTAAGATTGGTGAAATTCCTACAGGATTACCAGAGATTACATTACCTATAAACTTTAGTTTTGTAAATCTAAAAGAGATAATTACATTATCTATTACTTTAGCTTTATTAGGCTCTATTGACTCGTTATTAACCTCTTTAGTTGCCGATAATATGACAAAAACAAAACATAGACCAAATCAAGAATTAATTGGACAAGGTATTGGTAACTCTATATGCTCACTTTTTGGAGCAATCCCTGGAGCAGGTGCAACTATGAGAACAGTTATAAATATTAATAGTGGAGGAACTACAAAAATTTCTGGAATGGTTCATTCTTTTACACTATTACTTATTGTTTTATTTCTTGCTCCATTAGCATCGCAAATACCATTGGCTGTACTTTCAGGTATTTTGATAAAAGTTGGATTTGATATTCTAGATTATAAATTTATTAAGATTATTAAAAAAGTAAATAAGAGAGATTTACTTGTAATGGTTACAGTATTACTTTTAACAATTTTTGTAGATTTAATTATGGCAGTTGGAGTGGGTATAACAATTGCTTCTATAATGGCAATATATAAAGTATCAAAGGGTACTCAAATAAAAACTGTTAGAAATATAAAAAAATCATCTTTTGATATTGATATAGATAACAACTCTATTTATACTATTAAGATTAATGGTGAGTTATTTTTTGGTACTGCATCAATCTTAGATGAAAAAATTGATAGAATTGATGATAATATTAAAACAATTATAATTGATTTTAAAAATGCCTTTTCATTGGACTTATCTGCAATTTTTATTTTAGAAAATATAATTGACAAATTGAAAAAAAGAGGAATGAATGTAATCTTTATTTCAAAATATAGACATAGAAAAACTATAATGCAATTAGATCAAGATGATATATTTAAAAAAATAAAAATATTTACTAATATTGATGATGCTATAAATTATGTACAGCATAAAGAGATTGTTAATGGCTAA